The Alosa alosa isolate M-15738 ecotype Scorff River chromosome 9, AALO_Geno_1.1, whole genome shotgun sequence genome includes a region encoding these proteins:
- the LOC125300464 gene encoding phospholipid hydroperoxide glutathione peroxidase-like, with protein sequence MRLLGSSVIFSLLLQTMCAPVEDWQSAKSIYEFSATDIDGNEVSLEKYRGYVVIITNVASKUGKTPVNYSQFAEMHAKYAEKGLRILGFPSNQFGGQEPGSNAQIKEFAKSHNAQFDMFSKINVNGENAHPLWKWLKEQPNGKGFLGNGIKWNFTKFLIDREGHVVKRYSPLQDPSVVEKDLKDMNYL encoded by the exons ATGCGTCTCCTAGGGTCctctgttattttctctctcctgctgcagACTATG TGTGCACCAGTGGAGGACTGGCAGTCGGCCAAGTCAATCTATGAGTTCTCAGCCACAGATATAGATGGCAACGAGGTGTCCCTTGAGAAATACAG GGGCTACGTTGTCATCATCACCAACGTTGCCTCTAAATGAGGTAAGACCCCCGTAAACTACTCTCAGTTTGCAGAGATGCACGCCAAGTATGCTGAGAAAGGTTTACGCATCCTGGGCTTCCCCTCCAACCAGTTTGGAGGACAG GAGCCGGGCAGTAATGCTCAGATCAAGGAGTTTGCAAAATCACACAATGCCCAGTTTGACATGTTCAGTAAGATCAATGTCAATGGGGAAAATGCCCACCCTCTGTGGAAGTGGCTGAAGGAGCAGCCCAATGGCAAGGGGTTCCTGGGAAA TGGTATCAAGTGGAATTTCACCAAG TTCCTTATTGACCGAGAGGGGCATGTTGTGAAGAGATATTCACCACTGCAGGATCCAAGT GTGGTGGAGAAGGATCTGAAGGATATGAATTACCTGTAA